One genomic window of Gossypium hirsutum isolate 1008001.06 chromosome D11, Gossypium_hirsutum_v2.1, whole genome shotgun sequence includes the following:
- the LOC107927184 gene encoding universal stress protein PHOS34 isoform X1, whose protein sequence is MADAKERKILVAVDEGLESMYALSWSLHNLISQTSNDTIILIYAKPPRTVYTSPDGTVVFFLMSKIKDMVFFLIVLVLVAGYLFSPDMLASIDKCRNDLASSIIEKAKKMCREQGDNEVKVEVIIETGDPRDVICQAADKIHADVLVMGSHGYGLIKRAFLGSVSNHCAQNVKCPVLIVKKPKSSSSATGTK, encoded by the exons ATGGCTGATGCTAAGGAACGCAAAATCCTGGTGGCCGTCGATGAAGGCTTGGAAAGCATGTACGCTCTTTCATGGTCTCTCCACAACCTGATTTCTCAAACTTCAAATGATACCATTATCCTCATTTACGCTAAACCTCCACGAACCGTATACACTTCGCCAGATGGTacagttgttttttttttaatgtcgaaaattaaagacatggttttttttttaattgttttggttttggttgcaGGATATTTGTTTTCTCCTGATATGTTGGCCTCCATTGACAAATGCAGAAATGATCTGGCGTCTTCTATAATCGAGAAGGCCAAAAAGATGTGCAGGGAGCAAGGTGATAATGAG GTTAAAGTAGAGGTGATAATAGAGACTGGTGATCCAAGGGACGTGATTTGCCAAGCTGCTGACAAGATCCATGCTGATGTGCTTGTTATGGGAAGCCATGGCTATGGCTTGATTAAGAG GGCATTCTTGGGGAGTGTAAGCAATCACTGTGCACAGAATGTGAAGTGCCCTGTTTTGATTGTGAAGAAGCCCAAATCTTCCTCCTCTGCAACTGGAACCAAATGA
- the LOC107927184 gene encoding universal stress protein A-like protein isoform X2 — MADAKERKILVAVDEGLESMYALSWSLHNLISQTSNDTIILIYAKPPRTVYTSPDGYLFSPDMLASIDKCRNDLASSIIEKAKKMCREQGDNEVKVEVIIETGDPRDVICQAADKIHADVLVMGSHGYGLIKRAFLGSVSNHCAQNVKCPVLIVKKPKSSSSATGTK, encoded by the exons ATGGCTGATGCTAAGGAACGCAAAATCCTGGTGGCCGTCGATGAAGGCTTGGAAAGCATGTACGCTCTTTCATGGTCTCTCCACAACCTGATTTCTCAAACTTCAAATGATACCATTATCCTCATTTACGCTAAACCTCCACGAACCGTATACACTTCGCCAGATG GATATTTGTTTTCTCCTGATATGTTGGCCTCCATTGACAAATGCAGAAATGATCTGGCGTCTTCTATAATCGAGAAGGCCAAAAAGATGTGCAGGGAGCAAGGTGATAATGAG GTTAAAGTAGAGGTGATAATAGAGACTGGTGATCCAAGGGACGTGATTTGCCAAGCTGCTGACAAGATCCATGCTGATGTGCTTGTTATGGGAAGCCATGGCTATGGCTTGATTAAGAG GGCATTCTTGGGGAGTGTAAGCAATCACTGTGCACAGAATGTGAAGTGCCCTGTTTTGATTGTGAAGAAGCCCAAATCTTCCTCCTCTGCAACTGGAACCAAATGA